Below is a genomic region from Argopecten irradians isolate NY chromosome 14, Ai_NY, whole genome shotgun sequence.
CTTCGCTTTATCGTACAACGACAAAAAGCACCACTATTTGCCCTTCACACCATGGAAAAACGATACTTATCGCGTTTACTAGTTGTGATGACTGAATAACAAAATGGTGTATATCAATCGCCATATTAAGGCAATGCTAACTGATCGATCATAGGTTGGGCCTTCACTTATAAAGGTACAGTTAGCGCATTTAACTGTTTATTCGTGTTTCTGATTTAACAGTATCATGAAACAAACTCGTTAATCTCCACacacatatcaatatatatatttactgttaaccaactttctttcgcgcggctactaaatttcgcgatttcttTGTCAAAGCATTTTTGCGGATATTAAGTTGgtgaataaaaaaatttaatggAAATACTTTTTTCCAACTCAATTGTCAAAGAATTGTTGAAGGCATTGATTTCGCGGAAATGAATTTTCGCGAATATACAAGAATCAAGAAATACGCAATAATAATTCGCAGGAGAAAACAAGTTGGTTCACAGTATATAATATTCAGTCCTGATGCCGATTAAAGAACGGGTAATACCGAAGCAAAATGTTCCAACTGGAACCAACTCGAGTTGTTGCGTTACATCATTAAacacgaaaatttaagacaacAACTCCACGAACTACATGTACTTtatgaaacacaaaaacatataaatagATATGGTCTTTGCAATAAttagaatgggtaaattaattacaaatacaGTTATCTAAGGTTTATTGGATAtcttatttaaaattaatagaAAACTCACATTATATCATTTagttttttgttgtgttttgctGTTCTACCCcctttttttcttcaaatgacTAAACTGTACATTTCGTTACATGTATTATTCTTACCTAGTACAGGTACAGCTAGTCCTTCCAAAAGACAAATCCATAGGATAAATATAGCCATTGCACTAGGATACCGGGCTTTCCCAACAATACCAAACATCATTGGTGGAAAGAGAGCGGTGATCATTCCTGCCGAACAGCCTAGTATCACGGCAAACACCAGTAGCAGAATAAATGACGTATAGTATATTGTAAACTGGAGGACCAACCCCACAACAACCTTGGATGAAGAAAAAGCCAAAATCAACTACGTCAGCTACTGTGCAGTTGCTAATATTCGCGGGCGTTTAAAATTCACGAAATTTTATATCTcgaaaaaattatcaaattaatggTTTTGTTTATTAAAGAATGTCGTGTACATGACATTTTAAACATGTTTAGCGAAAACAGGCCCCCGAGAAAAAGTTCcaaacattttgtattaattgGCGACAGATTGCATCCGCGAAATTATACAACTGCATAGCATAACCAATGATCAAACAATGATGATTTGCTGTGTAGAGTAACAAAGGGAACAGGTGGGTAAGGTTTTTGCCTCCAATAATAGACAATGCCAGTATTTGTTGTCACATTTGCGAGAAAACATACTTcgatataaagaaaaaaataagtgCCTACCTGTGAAACAAAAACAACGTGTTCCGCAGTGATTCTAGGCAGGTCAGCTAAAAATCCTGCAAAGATTCGGCCGGCGAAGtctgatatacaatacacagAGACAATGATAGCTATTCGATTGTCGGATATACCGATATCTTTTGCGTATGTTGGAATGTAGATATGAGCACACATATTGGCTACGTTTCCCAAGACAtaaattacaagaaataatataaaatgtatatttttaaacaatgaacaatccattttgtttttacacTTCAAGAAACATCCTTGCTCCTTCTCCTCATCTTCCATTGTTGACACATGATTTTCCATTGTTTCTGGCTTATGAGTTGAACAATCGAAcacaatatcattatttttgtcatatttcacgGTAACTGAATTAGAACTTTTGTCACTGTCTTTATTGTCTATGTCTGTCTGTGTATCTGTAGAATTATTAGGCATTGTATTTGAAAGTAATGGTTGTAAAGAATTGAGATCCGAACACGCATCAGCACTTTTACTGAGCTGTTTACTTTCCCCATCTCCATTGTCAATGCATAGTTTCTTTGAAGAATGATTAATGTAAAATGTAGTTGGACGGAGTAAGGCTGCTGCTACCAACGAATTAAATGTGATTCCCGCCGTTATAAGAAGTCCCCCGCGCAGTCCATATTCGTCAAAAACATAACGGTAAAGAGGCGGCATTATCACTCCGCCGAGGGAATTTCCGGATACAAAAACTGCATTGGCTATACCCTTTTTCTTATCGAAGTATTCCCCGATCAGAATGTATATAGGTGGGATATTGAATGCGGCTCCCATGCCTGCAAGGAAATAATACAACGACTGTTGAATAGTTTAAACATCTCATATTCGCGAGATACAAATATTCTCGAAATTTTCGAGAGAG
It encodes:
- the LOC138307632 gene encoding monocarboxylate transporter 12-like gives rise to the protein MADTRDARIPVDRGWAWMVLLGSFAISTINVGTEKSFGIFFIEFLRQFKGKVFMTAMINTVWNVVFSITSASVLLIGFKRVSIRMSVFLGITLCTLGYGISCFATGLEYLLVSQSILVGMGAAFNIPPIYILIGEYFDKKKGIANAVFVSGNSLGGVIMPPLYRYVFDEYGLRGGLLITAGITFNSLVAAALLRPTTFYINHSSKKLCIDNGDGESKQLSKSADACSDLNSLQPLLSNTMPNNSTDTQTDIDNKDSDKSSNSVTVKYDKNNDIVFDCSTHKPETMENHVSTMEDEEKEQGCFLKCKNKMDCSLFKNIHFILFLVIYVLGNVANMCAHIYIPTYAKDIGISDNRIAIIVSVYCISDFAGRIFAGFLADLPRITAEHVVFVSQVVVGLVLQFTIYYTSFILLLVFAVILGCSAGMITALFPPMMFGIVGKARYPSAMAIFILWICLLEGLAVPVLGYFRDVNSTFHFTFHLMGASSFVCISLLIIFIILKKKTSSREKEDINDTSA